In one Thermodesulforhabdus norvegica genomic region, the following are encoded:
- a CDS encoding DNA-methyltransferase, translating into MNEEKYKIITINHLVNNKIINELDRLFSRYPTEDIYYKIENANTIKIYLNQLDFSDFKNTTTLRIHFIDDNTKLLLKKILTKIESIKSYGLKGRKRVYVGYDQERKVRNRKLKEVIRKKYYYAQDHNFSKKNNEVPKEFINKIIVGDSEEVLKKLPDNCIDLIFTSPPYNFGLDYENHKDGINWNEYFNKLFRIFKECIRVLKYGARIIVNVQPLFSDYIPIHHIISNFFMENKLIWKGEILWEKHNYNCKYTAWGSWKSPSNPYLKYTWEFLEIFSKGTLKHYGKQENADITADEFKKWVYAKWDIAPEYNMKKYGHPAMFPEELAERVIKLFSFRGDVVLDPFNGAGTTCVVAKRLGRKYIGIDISEEYCKKAEERLRSVLIQLPLFDKGGKKYE; encoded by the coding sequence ATGAACGAGGAAAAATACAAGATCATTACTATAAATCATTTGGTAAATAATAAAATAATTAATGAACTGGATAGGTTGTTTTCACGATATCCAACAGAAGATATATATTATAAAATAGAAAATGCTAATACTATTAAAATCTATCTAAACCAACTTGATTTTTCTGATTTCAAAAATACAACAACATTAAGAATACACTTTATAGATGATAATACAAAACTTCTTCTTAAAAAAATACTAACTAAAATAGAAAGTATAAAGAGCTATGGATTAAAAGGAAGAAAAAGAGTATATGTAGGATATGATCAAGAACGAAAAGTTAGAAATAGAAAATTGAAAGAAGTTATCCGTAAAAAGTACTATTATGCACAAGATCATAATTTCTCAAAAAAAAATAATGAGGTTCCAAAGGAATTTATTAACAAAATAATTGTTGGAGATAGTGAGGAAGTTTTAAAAAAATTACCAGATAATTGTATTGATCTAATTTTCACCTCACCACCTTATAACTTTGGATTAGATTACGAAAATCATAAGGATGGAATAAACTGGAATGAATATTTTAATAAGTTGTTTAGAATCTTCAAAGAATGTATAAGAGTCCTTAAATATGGGGCCAGAATTATAGTTAATGTGCAACCACTTTTTTCAGATTATATTCCAATACATCATATTATTTCAAATTTCTTTATGGAAAATAAACTAATTTGGAAGGGAGAAATCCTTTGGGAAAAACATAATTATAACTGCAAATATACAGCATGGGGTAGCTGGAAAAGTCCATCTAATCCTTATTTAAAATATACTTGGGAATTTCTTGAAATTTTTTCCAAAGGTACCTTAAAGCATTATGGAAAACAGGAGAATGCAGATATAACTGCTGATGAGTTTAAAAAATGGGTATATGCAAAATGGGACATAGCACCTGAATACAATATGAAAAAGTATGGACATCCTGCAATGTTTCCAGAAGAGCTTGCAGAAAGAGTGATAAAACTTTTTAGCTTTCGTGGTGATGTAGTATTAGATCCTTTTAACGGTGCGGGAACTACTTGTGTTGTAGCAAAGAGGCTTGGAAGAAAATATATAGGAATAGATATTTCAGAGGAATATTGTAAAAAAGCAGAAGAAAGATTACGAAGTGTACTAATCCAATTACCATTGTTTGATAAAGGAGGTAAAAAATATGAATGA
- a CDS encoding gamma-glutamylcyclotransferase, which translates to MPYWWQIESMLGHLQEILAHINYTRTSPIYKKTELCRYLFDALNKTWTAFNDFQGKLKRADILSFRQLLIEGIPNKYIEEFIKSKELQDLVNFEPPIMNHNTLRRRGYRPDKEIGHHLVREATDEHLQLVNAYRSYKENPSDDTKERLLKKTAQLLYVVRSNIAHGEKTPYGPDLKKTERDEKVSGVVIPVLLKLLELIFDKPDQKLVVYGTLAPNAPNERLLKNIAGTWQDCKIRGRIIQRHGLKYFKWIPDADEINTKMFVSESLSDKLSSIDQFEGEDYHRILIPAKVGKDLVVANIYEWKYDI; encoded by the coding sequence ATGCCTTATTGGTGGCAAATAGAAAGTATGCTCGGGCATCTCCAAGAGATTTTAGCTCATATAAATTATACGAGAACATCCCCTATATACAAAAAGACGGAGCTCTGTAGATACCTATTTGATGCTTTAAATAAAACCTGGACGGCGTTCAATGATTTCCAAGGAAAACTAAAGAGAGCAGATATATTATCTTTCAGACAATTACTCATTGAGGGAATACCTAACAAGTATATCGAAGAATTTATCAAAAGCAAAGAATTACAAGATCTTGTCAATTTTGAACCTCCTATCATGAATCACAACACACTACGGAGAAGAGGATATAGACCAGATAAGGAGATAGGACATCATCTAGTAAGAGAGGCAACAGACGAACATCTGCAACTTGTAAATGCCTATAGAAGCTATAAGGAAAATCCTTCAGATGATACGAAAGAGAGATTATTAAAGAAGACCGCACAACTTCTTTACGTTGTAAGGTCAAATATCGCTCACGGAGAAAAAACACCCTATGGTCCAGATTTAAAAAAAACAGAAAGGGACGAAAAGGTCTCTGGTGTAGTTATTCCTGTCTTGCTCAAATTACTGGAGTTAATCTTTGATAAGCCGGATCAGAAACTTGTAGTATATGGAACCTTAGCGCCCAACGCCCCCAATGAAAGGTTATTAAAGAATATTGCCGGAACATGGCAAGATTGCAAAATTAGAGGAAGGATTATACAGCGTCATGGATTGAAGTATTTCAAATGGATCCCAGATGCTGACGAAATTAATACAAAGATGTTTGTTTCTGAATCTCTTTCTGATAAGCTATCAAGCATAGATCAGTTTGAAGGTGAGGATTACCATCGTATTTTAATCCCTGCAAAAGTTGGAAAAGATTTGGTGGTCGCTAATATTTATGAATGGAAATATGATATTTAA
- the xerA gene encoding site-specific tyrosine recombinase/integron integrase: protein MIRIESGKDAAMVKSPYNPDYIAKIKAVKGYRWHPDKKCWSIPYSQLKSLLSTFDGEKVEINTSVWFYEQRKELMARKYSRRTVKLYLHYNEEFLRFCNKTPYQVSNDDVRNYLYYLAEKGCSASTLNIAINALKFYYGEILKRRFVYEIKRPKKDKRLPAVFSQEEVSGILSSITNTKHKLILMFMYSAGLRVGEVVRLRVEDMDVERRLIRIRGGKGRKDRYTILSEVASKTLKEYLRKYKPEKRLFSGQRKYRHITTRTVQKIFENACRKAEIKKDVTVHSLHHSFATHLLESGVDLRYIQEQLGHKSSKTTEIYTHVAMKDLRRIRSPLDLMGGDKKDG from the coding sequence ATGATAAGGATTGAGAGCGGCAAAGATGCTGCTATGGTCAAATCCCCTTACAATCCAGACTATATTGCGAAAATTAAAGCTGTTAAAGGCTACAGATGGCACCCTGATAAGAAATGCTGGAGTATCCCGTATTCTCAGTTGAAGAGTCTTTTATCTACATTTGATGGAGAAAAGGTTGAGATCAACACTTCGGTCTGGTTCTATGAGCAGAGAAAAGAACTGATGGCAAGAAAGTACAGCAGGAGAACAGTAAAGCTTTACCTGCATTACAATGAAGAATTTCTGAGATTCTGCAATAAAACACCTTATCAGGTGTCAAATGATGACGTGAGAAATTATCTGTATTATTTGGCGGAAAAGGGTTGTTCGGCTTCAACTTTAAACATAGCAATAAATGCGTTAAAGTTTTACTATGGTGAGATTTTAAAGCGGAGATTTGTTTATGAGATAAAGAGGCCGAAGAAGGACAAGAGGTTGCCTGCTGTTTTTAGCCAGGAAGAGGTTTCAGGGATTTTGTCATCGATAACCAACACTAAGCACAAGCTAATTCTGATGTTCATGTATTCTGCAGGATTAAGAGTTGGGGAGGTTGTAAGGCTTAGAGTTGAAGATATGGATGTGGAAAGAAGGTTAATCAGAATAAGAGGTGGAAAGGGAAGAAAGGATCGCTATACAATACTTTCTGAAGTGGCATCGAAGACACTTAAAGAATACTTACGGAAATATAAGCCTGAAAAACGGCTGTTTTCGGGGCAGAGAAAATACAGACATATAACAACCAGAACTGTACAGAAGATTTTTGAAAATGCATGTAGGAAAGCTGAAATAAAAAAGGATGTAACTGTTCATTCTTTGCACCATTCATTTGCTACCCATCTGCTTGAGAGTGGAGTTGATTTAAGATACATTCAGGAGCAATTGGGACATAAAAGCTCAAAAACGACAGAGATTTATACTCATGTTGCGATGAAAGATTTGAGGAGGATTAGAAGTCCGCTGGATTTGATGGGAGGTGATAAAAAGGATGGTTGA
- a CDS encoding IS1096 element passenger TnpR family protein, translated as MKGKCYLCNQTFSKAGMTKHLRTHLKNDGDTKLFHIMVDGLYEPQYWLHIEIKANAKLKDLDQFLRDLWLECCGHLSAFEIGGVSYHSDYFDFDLDPTAKDMNVPVNKVLNPGMEFYHIYDFGSSTELRLKVLGERKGKAKEKVRILARNNPPEKACGCGEKAKWVCTQCFVDNLGENCYFCEKCAKEHECGEEMLLPVVNSPRSGVCGFEGGKYD; from the coding sequence ATGAAGGGAAAATGTTATCTCTGCAACCAAACGTTCAGCAAAGCGGGAATGACAAAACACCTCAGAACACATCTGAAGAATGATGGAGACACAAAACTCTTTCACATCATGGTTGATGGGCTGTATGAACCTCAATACTGGCTTCACATTGAAATTAAAGCTAATGCGAAGCTGAAAGATCTTGATCAATTTTTGAGAGATCTATGGCTTGAGTGCTGCGGACATCTGAGTGCTTTCGAGATTGGAGGTGTTAGCTATCATTCCGATTACTTCGATTTCGATTTGGATCCGACGGCGAAAGACATGAACGTACCAGTTAACAAAGTTCTGAATCCGGGAATGGAGTTCTACCACATCTACGACTTTGGCAGCTCAACAGAGCTGAGGCTTAAGGTTTTGGGAGAAAGAAAGGGTAAAGCTAAAGAGAAGGTCAGAATTCTTGCAAGGAACAATCCGCCTGAAAAAGCATGCGGTTGTGGTGAAAAGGCAAAGTGGGTCTGCACACAGTGCTTTGTTGATAATCTGGGAGAGAACTGCTATTTCTGCGAGAAATGTGCAAAGGAACATGAATGCGGAGAAGAAATGCTTCTGCCTGTTGTTAACTCGCCAAGATCCGGTGTTTGCGGGTTTGAAGGCGGCAAATACGATTAA
- a CDS encoding transposase: MLGFTFLSHLSHLTSHISHLSHFKSRGLKRVDLFIADGLRGLEEAVFRKFPGSRFQLCVLHAVKGSLKKVRKKDREAVAESLKAIYRASNREKARQALIELKEKWGKMYPEVVKRWEESLIISPPLWTILRKSEDSYAPPINWKGL; the protein is encoded by the coding sequence ATGTTGGGATTCACTTTCCTCTCACATCTCTCACATCTCACATCTCACATCTCACATCTCTCACATTTCAAGTCAAGGGGCCTTAAAAGGGTTGATCTTTTCATAGCTGACGGTCTGAGAGGACTTGAAGAGGCTGTTTTCAGGAAATTTCCTGGATCGAGATTCCAGCTTTGTGTGCTTCATGCCGTTAAAGGGTCTCTGAAAAAGGTCAGAAAAAAAGACAGGGAAGCGGTGGCAGAATCTCTTAAGGCCATTTACAGGGCATCAAACCGGGAAAAAGCCAGACAGGCCCTTATAGAGCTCAAGGAAAAATGGGGAAAGATGTATCCTGAGGTGGTTAAAAGGTGGGAGGAAAGCTTAATAATCTCACCACCTTTATGGACTATCCTCAGGAAATCAGAAGATTCATATGCACCACCAATCAACTGGAAAGGCTTATGA
- a CDS encoding transposase, which translates to MDYPQEIRRFICTTNQLERLMKEIKRRARVIEVFPVRRLSTKWCI; encoded by the coding sequence ATGGACTATCCTCAGGAAATCAGAAGATTCATATGCACCACCAATCAACTGGAAAGGCTTATGAAAGAAATAAAAAGAAGGGCCAGGGTTATAGAGGTTTTTCCGGTCCGTAGGCTGTCTACAAAATGGTGTATCTGA
- a CDS encoding class I SAM-dependent methyltransferase — MEKINKARELEQYGIDAFVRDDERPDREFYLKPRFVQHVDSTALNTISHIIGTLIVEESPRILDLMASWDSHIPEKVRPGEVIGLGLNEEELRNNKILTDYVIHDLNEDPTLPFPDSHFDVVINSLSVDYMTRPIEVFKEVGRILVPGGLFLVIFSNRYFPPKAVKIWKEMSEEERILLVIDYFKKSGFFSEPEIFISRGKPRPRDDRYAHMDIPSDPVYAVNAERPGAKGGPRKRPRPVDPDLPDLPNMSRDELKNWVSHTKSCPYCGQRLSKWKVPLTPFTEWDTDFFYVCFNDLCPYFMRGWMAMLEQGNLGFSYRFRYNPVSGGIDPMPVPHPRAYRESIVEDE; from the coding sequence ATGGAGAAAATCAATAAGGCCCGGGAGCTTGAGCAATACGGTATTGACGCCTTCGTGCGGGATGATGAGCGACCCGACAGGGAATTTTACTTAAAGCCCAGGTTCGTACAGCACGTGGACAGCACGGCTTTAAACACCATAAGCCACATAATAGGTACTCTCATCGTTGAGGAAAGTCCCCGCATCCTGGACCTCATGGCCAGCTGGGATTCTCACATTCCAGAAAAGGTTCGACCCGGAGAGGTGATAGGTCTCGGCCTCAACGAAGAGGAGCTGAGGAATAACAAAATTTTAACGGATTACGTGATACACGATCTGAATGAGGATCCCACCCTGCCTTTTCCCGATTCACACTTTGACGTCGTTATAAACAGCTTATCTGTTGATTACATGACCAGGCCGATAGAAGTCTTTAAGGAGGTTGGAAGAATACTCGTTCCGGGAGGTCTTTTTCTTGTAATCTTCAGCAATCGTTATTTTCCTCCGAAAGCGGTTAAGATATGGAAGGAGATGTCTGAAGAGGAAAGGATACTTTTGGTGATTGATTATTTCAAGAAAAGCGGGTTTTTCAGTGAGCCGGAAATTTTCATATCCCGGGGAAAGCCCAGGCCCAGGGATGATCGCTATGCACATATGGACATACCCAGCGATCCCGTCTATGCCGTTAATGCGGAAAGGCCTGGAGCGAAGGGCGGCCCCAGGAAACGACCCAGGCCGGTTGATCCGGACTTGCCCGATTTGCCGAATATGTCACGAGATGAGTTAAAAAATTGGGTTTCCCACACCAAATCGTGCCCCTACTGTGGACAAAGGCTTTCAAAATGGAAGGTGCCCTTGACCCCCTTTACGGAGTGGGATACCGACTTCTTTTACGTATGCTTTAACGACCTCTGTCCTTACTTCATGCGGGGATGGATGGCTATGCTTGAGCAGGGAAATCTGGGGTTTTCTTACAGGTTTCGCTATAATCCTGTCAGCGGCGGAATTGATCCCATGCCTGTTCCTCATCCCAGAGCCTACAGGGAAAGTATAGTGGAGGATGAGTGA